From the genome of Vitis riparia cultivar Riparia Gloire de Montpellier isolate 1030 chromosome 2, EGFV_Vit.rip_1.0, whole genome shotgun sequence, one region includes:
- the LOC117930593 gene encoding LOW QUALITY PROTEIN: DEAD-box ATP-dependent RNA helicase 39-like (The sequence of the model RefSeq protein was modified relative to this genomic sequence to represent the inferred CDS: inserted 2 bases in 2 codons; deleted 1 base in 1 codon), whose protein sequence is MECIITPISVRGSKELQRIYIQCIGVLAVLEGRSVVLGSHTGSGKTLAYMLPLVQLLRRDEALSGVLMKPGHPRAVVLCPXRELSEQVFRVAKSISHHARFRSTMVSGGGRLRPQEDSLNIPIDMVVGXPGRVLQHIEEGNMVYGEIKYLVLDEVDTMFDRGFGPDIRKFLAPLKNRASKSNDQGFQTVLVTATMTKAVQKLIDEEFQGIVHLRTSTLHKKIASARHEFIKLSGSENKLEALLQVLEPSLAKGNKVMVFCNTLNSSRVVDHFFGENQIFTVNYHGEVPAEQRDHIGSERETLN, encoded by the exons ATGGAGTGCATCATTACTCCTATTTCCGTCCGTGGGAGCAAAGAGTTACAGAGGATATATATTCAGTGTATTGGGGTCCTAGCTGTGTTGGAAGGAAGGAGTGTGGTTTTGGGTTCTCACACTGGCTCTGGCAAGACTCTCGCTTACATGTTGCCTCTGGTTCAGCTACTAAGACGGGATGAGGCACTCTCTGGTGTGCTAATGAAGCCAGGGCATCCTCGAGCTGTTGTGCTATGCC CAAGGGAGCTATCTGAGCAGGTGTTTCGTGTGGCAAAATCTATCAGTCATCATGCACGGTTCAGGTCCACTATGGTAAGTGGTGGTGGTCGTCTAAGACCCCAGGAGGACTCATTGAATATACCAATTGATATGGTTGTTG ACCCTGGCAGGGTTCTTCAACATATTGAGGAGGGGAATATGGTTTATGGTGAAATTAAATACTTGGTGTTGGACGAGGTAGACACGATGTTTGACCGTGGATTTGGTCCCGACATTCGCAAGTTTCTTGCTCCATTAAAAAATCGTGCATCAAAATCTAATGATCAAGGATTTCAAACTGTTTTGGTCACTGCGACAATGACAAAGGCAGTGCAAAAGCTGATTGATGAGGAATTTCAGGGAATAGTACATTTGCGCACTTCAACACTGCATAAGAAGATTGCATCTGCTCGCCATGAATTTATCAAACTTTCGGGTTCTGAAAACAAGCTGGAGGCATTATTACAGGTTCTTGAGCCAAGTTTGGCAAAAGGAAACAAGGTAATGGTGTTTTGTAACACATTGAATTCTAGTCGTGTTGTGGATCAC TTTTTTGGAGAAAACCAAATTTTCACTGTCAATTACCATGGTGAGGTGCCAGCAGAACAAAGGGATCACATAGGGAGTGAAAGGGAGACGCTTAATTGA
- the LOC117930597 gene encoding squamosa promoter-binding-like protein 13A yields MDWNLKTPSWDLTELETEAIPNIDVVGGTSSPGVHKTRGDFSIDLKLGQVSNPNSDFANKLKEQKFSSIASPLPSRSSKRARATNNGIQTVSCLLDRCNSDLSNCKECHRRHKVCELHSKTAQVTIGGHT; encoded by the coding sequence ATGGACTGGAACTTGAAGACACCTTCTTGGGATTTGACTGAATTGGAGACAGAAGCCATTCCCAACATAGATGTGGTTGGTGGGACAAGCAGCCCTGGAGTACATAAGACTAGAGGggatttttccattgatttgaAGCTTGGTCAAGTCAGTAATCCCAACAGTGACTTTGCTAATAAGTTGAAGGAGCAAAAATTTTCGAGTATTGCCTCTCCATTGCCTTCACGATCATCAAAGAGGGCAAGAGCCACTAACAATGGAATCCAGACTGTTTCTTGCCTTCTTGATAGGTGCAATTCAGACCTTAGTAATTGCAAAGAGTGCCATAGGAGGCATAAGGTCTGTGAGCTCCATTCTAAGACCGCCCAAGTCACAATTGGTGGCCACACATAG